The proteins below come from a single Salinivibrio kushneri genomic window:
- a CDS encoding gamma-glutamylcyclotransferase family protein, which produces MNPASRALTGDSGWACPVTVSGLSRHWSNVSEAFISPLVVLEGEGECNGVLVNIDPESLPDFDRREAGYQRLQLAESNIALPEDVILDGPVYVYVADTRRAPDVDKPIAQSYVDTVMAGCLRYSTDFARAFLTTTQGWEGAYHNDRSAPRYPRVAGVSDQDRIEIDRLMQSHLQGVVAPSANP; this is translated from the coding sequence ATGAATCCAGCCTCACGGGCGCTGACAGGCGACTCAGGGTGGGCGTGTCCGGTTACCGTCAGTGGACTAAGCCGCCACTGGAGCAATGTGAGTGAGGCGTTTATCTCACCGCTGGTGGTGCTTGAAGGGGAAGGGGAATGCAACGGGGTATTGGTCAACATCGACCCCGAATCACTGCCCGATTTTGATCGGCGTGAGGCAGGTTATCAACGTTTACAGTTAGCCGAGTCAAACATTGCTTTACCCGAAGACGTTATCCTGGATGGGCCCGTGTACGTTTACGTCGCTGATACCCGGCGAGCGCCTGATGTCGATAAACCCATAGCGCAATCCTATGTGGATACGGTAATGGCAGGGTGTTTACGCTATTCGACGGACTTTGCTCGCGCCTTTTTAACCACCACTCAAGGATGGGAAGGTGCCTATCATAACGATCGCTCAGCACCAAGATACCCGCGGGTGGCGGGAGTGAGCGATCAAGACAGAATAGAAATTGATCGTTTAATGCAGAGTCATCTACAAGGCGTCGTCGCCCCCTCCGCCAATCCTTGA
- a CDS encoding carboxypeptidase M32, with the protein MEPLDKLEAHFKRLSHFQHLAAICGWDQATMMPDGGNNARADAMAELALYCHQQMTKPELGDWFADVDEKSRHLNATQKASLAEMKRKWQQASVLPDTLVKAKSLAGAKCEHAWRQQRQDNDWDGFAKNLKEVVALAREEAHIRADQKLCSPYDALLDLYEPGMTTERIDEVFGALKQWLPETIQAVVDKQAKQPVITPKGPFPQAQQKALGEQVMKQLGFSFEYGRLDVSTHPFCGGVPTDVRITTRYDEHDFTSALMGVIHETGHARYEQGLPKDLAGLPIGQARSMGVHESQSLFFEMQLARSTPFATLICQQAKQAFSRQDDPAFQVENLHRVLTQVSPGYIRVDADEVTYPAHIMLRYDIERDLISGKMDVEHIPDRWDNAMQQYLGLSTAGNFKNGCMQDIHWTDGSFGYFPTYTLGALYAAQLMQTMRQQLDVDGIIASGNLSPICDWLSQHIWQRASTTSTDNLLKDATGETLNPAHFRDYIQERYL; encoded by the coding sequence ATGGAACCACTCGATAAGCTGGAAGCTCATTTTAAGCGCCTGTCGCATTTTCAGCACCTTGCCGCAATCTGTGGTTGGGATCAAGCAACCATGATGCCAGATGGCGGCAATAACGCCCGTGCCGACGCCATGGCAGAACTCGCCCTCTACTGCCACCAACAAATGACCAAGCCGGAGCTTGGGGATTGGTTCGCAGACGTAGATGAAAAATCCCGCCACCTGAACGCCACGCAAAAAGCGAGCTTGGCAGAGATGAAGCGCAAATGGCAGCAAGCCAGTGTGTTACCCGACACCTTAGTTAAAGCCAAATCATTGGCCGGGGCTAAATGCGAGCATGCGTGGCGTCAGCAGCGCCAAGACAATGACTGGGACGGGTTTGCCAAAAACTTAAAAGAAGTGGTCGCGCTTGCACGCGAAGAAGCCCATATTCGTGCCGATCAAAAGCTTTGCTCACCTTATGATGCGCTCCTTGATTTATACGAGCCAGGTATGACCACTGAGCGTATCGATGAAGTATTTGGTGCGCTCAAACAATGGCTACCAGAGACCATCCAAGCTGTAGTCGACAAGCAAGCCAAGCAGCCAGTCATCACACCTAAAGGGCCCTTCCCACAAGCGCAACAAAAAGCTTTAGGTGAACAAGTGATGAAACAGCTGGGATTTAGTTTTGAGTATGGCCGGCTCGATGTCAGCACCCACCCATTTTGTGGCGGCGTGCCGACTGATGTGCGCATCACTACCCGATACGATGAGCATGATTTCACCTCAGCACTAATGGGCGTGATCCACGAAACCGGCCATGCGCGCTATGAGCAAGGACTACCTAAAGACCTAGCCGGTTTACCGATTGGCCAAGCACGCTCAATGGGGGTACATGAAAGCCAAAGCCTATTTTTTGAAATGCAGCTCGCCCGCAGCACGCCCTTCGCGACATTAATCTGTCAGCAAGCCAAACAAGCCTTTAGCCGCCAAGACGATCCCGCGTTTCAGGTCGAAAACCTCCACCGCGTGCTCACTCAGGTGTCGCCTGGCTATATCCGCGTCGATGCCGACGAAGTCACCTATCCCGCGCATATTATGCTGCGTTACGACATTGAACGTGATCTGATCAGTGGCAAAATGGACGTCGAGCACATCCCTGACCGTTGGGACAACGCAATGCAGCAATACCTCGGCCTCAGCACCGCTGGCAATTTCAAAAATGGCTGCATGCAAGATATCCACTGGACCGATGGCAGCTTTGGCTACTTCCCGACCTATACCTTAGGGGCACTGTATGCCGCGCAATTGATGCAAACGATGCGTCAGCAACTGGATGTGGATGGCATTATCGCCAGCGGCAACCTCTCACCCATTTGTGATTGGTTATCCCAACATATCTGGCAGCGCGCCAGCACCACCTCAACCGACAACTTACTCAAAGATGCCACCGGCGAAACCCTCAATCCCGCCCATTTCCGCGACTATATTCAAGAGCGGTATTTGTAA
- a CDS encoding ABC-F family ATPase gives MISIANITMQFGAEPLFENISAKFGNGNRYGLIGANGCGKSTLMKIMSGALTPTAGNVSITPGQTLGELSQDQFAYEQYSVIDTVMMGDRKLWEIKQERERIYSLPEMSEEDGMAVAELESQFAEMDGYTAESRAGDILLQAGIAEELHFGLMSQVAPGWKLRVLLAQALFANPDILLLDEPTNNLDIHTINWLAGELQQRQCTMIIISHDRHFLNATCTHMADIDFGELRVYPGNYDDFVAASSLAREQLLASNAKKEAELSELQDFVNRFGANASKAKQASSRAKRMEKIQLDEVKASSRVHPYIQFTESKKLHRQAVELREVGHAFDDSPLFRGGHFLLEAGSRLAIIGENGVGKSTLLRCLVGELAQSEGTIKWSENASIGYCAQDNSAEFDNDLTVFEWMSQWRTAKHDDLIVRGILGRLLFSADDVNKKAKSCSGGEKNRLMFGKLMMQDINVIVMDEPTNHMDMEAIESLNKGLEQFPGTLIFVSHDREFVSSLATDIIEIKDQQLIHFNGSYDEYLAHLEKVRAVA, from the coding sequence TTGATTTCAATCGCCAATATCACCATGCAATTTGGTGCCGAGCCGCTATTCGAAAACATCTCTGCCAAATTTGGTAACGGAAACCGCTACGGGTTAATCGGTGCCAACGGTTGTGGCAAATCGACCCTGATGAAGATTATGAGCGGCGCCCTCACCCCAACGGCAGGCAATGTGTCTATCACCCCAGGACAAACCCTGGGCGAGCTCAGCCAGGATCAATTTGCCTATGAGCAGTATTCAGTGATCGATACGGTGATGATGGGTGATCGTAAACTGTGGGAAATCAAACAAGAGCGTGAGCGCATTTATTCTCTGCCGGAAATGAGCGAAGAAGACGGTATGGCCGTGGCTGAGTTAGAAAGCCAGTTTGCGGAAATGGACGGTTACACCGCGGAAAGCCGCGCTGGCGACATTCTTTTGCAAGCGGGTATTGCCGAAGAGCTCCACTTTGGCTTGATGTCACAAGTCGCGCCGGGCTGGAAATTACGGGTGCTACTTGCCCAAGCCCTGTTCGCCAACCCTGATATTTTGCTGTTGGATGAGCCAACCAACAACTTGGATATTCATACCATTAACTGGTTGGCTGGTGAACTGCAGCAACGTCAGTGCACCATGATTATCATTTCTCACGATCGTCATTTCCTTAACGCCACGTGCACACACATGGCCGATATCGATTTTGGTGAGCTTCGTGTTTACCCCGGCAACTACGATGACTTTGTCGCTGCATCCAGCTTGGCACGCGAGCAATTACTGGCCAGCAACGCCAAAAAAGAAGCCGAACTGAGTGAGCTGCAAGACTTTGTGAATCGTTTCGGTGCCAATGCCTCTAAGGCCAAACAGGCTAGCTCCCGCGCGAAGCGCATGGAAAAAATCCAACTTGATGAAGTGAAAGCATCAAGCCGCGTGCACCCTTATATCCAGTTTACTGAAAGCAAAAAGCTCCATCGCCAAGCGGTAGAATTGCGGGAGGTAGGCCATGCATTTGACGATTCGCCCCTGTTTCGCGGCGGCCATTTCTTACTCGAAGCCGGATCGCGTCTCGCCATTATCGGCGAAAACGGGGTAGGTAAATCGACGTTACTGCGCTGTTTAGTCGGTGAACTTGCGCAAAGCGAAGGCACAATCAAATGGTCAGAAAACGCATCCATTGGCTACTGTGCACAGGATAACAGTGCCGAGTTTGATAACGATCTCACCGTCTTTGAGTGGATGTCGCAGTGGCGCACGGCCAAGCATGATGATTTGATTGTTCGAGGTATTTTAGGCCGCTTGTTGTTCTCTGCCGATGATGTCAACAAAAAGGCAAAAAGCTGCTCGGGTGGCGAGAAAAACCGCCTAATGTTTGGCAAGCTGATGATGCAAGATATCAATGTGATTGTGATGGATGAGCCGACTAACCATATGGATATGGAAGCTATCGAGTCACTCAATAAAGGGCTAGAGCAATTCCCCGGCACCTTGATTTTTGTCAGTCACGATCGTGAGTTTGTTTCTTCACTGGCCACCGACATTATTGAGATCAAAGATCAGCAGTTAATCCACTTTAACGGCAGCTACGATGAATACCTCGCGCACTTAGAGAAAGTACGCGCCGTGGCTTAA
- a CDS encoding DUF2780 domain-containing protein: MMKYVATFLTLSSLVFATPSYALFGQGDKTTDVMTQMATQFADEQASQSPLVQSITEQVDVSSTQAAGGASALLAMAANSLTGNNQQELASLRPDLSSLSSLLGDSGVSNNISSLSSLYSVAEKLGINAATLQQFVPIILEYLGQQGASQGLLSSLTQLWP; the protein is encoded by the coding sequence ATGATGAAATACGTGGCGACTTTTCTCACGCTCTCTAGCCTTGTTTTCGCAACACCAAGCTACGCTCTGTTTGGCCAAGGCGATAAAACGACCGATGTGATGACGCAAATGGCGACCCAGTTCGCGGATGAGCAAGCCAGTCAGTCCCCCCTTGTCCAATCCATTACCGAGCAAGTGGATGTGAGTTCAACACAAGCCGCTGGTGGTGCCAGCGCGTTGCTGGCAATGGCAGCCAATAGTCTGACGGGGAATAACCAGCAAGAGCTTGCGAGTCTCCGCCCTGATTTAAGCTCGCTGTCTTCATTACTCGGTGACAGTGGTGTCAGTAACAACATCAGTTCACTTAGCAGCCTATATAGCGTGGCAGAAAAACTGGGGATCAATGCCGCAACGTTGCAGCAATTTGTCCCAATTATCCTTGAGTACCTTGGGCAACAAGGCGCCAGTCAAGGATTACTTAGCTCACTGACACAACTTTGGCCTTAA